The nucleotide window TATTGTGATCAAActtaaatgatttattacaTTACGTCATTTTCAGTTGAGAAGCTGCTTCGCTGTATAATGTTATTCCTCttgttgaattaaatttaacagtatttaactttgttttacatattattcgttattaaattaaattttaattctgatGTATAACAATATCCAGGTATTGTTTATAGaaggtaatttaatataataataatttttcaggaTAAAGAACAAGATTCTGAAATGTGGTTGACGACCGGTGAATCAGCTAGTCTCGGCGCGGAAGAGGTAGCAGCTAGATTACACGTTGACGTGCGAACGGGACTTAGATGGCAAGAAGCTGACCATAGAAGACAACTAACAGGCTTTAATGAATTTTCTGTAAAGGAGGAAGATCCACCATGGAAGAAATACATTGAACAGGTACTAGATTTTTAACCTTTCGTTTTTGCGATATATATAGAAGATTGTAGCGCGTGATATAATatagataaattttacatgctattaaattaatatatgttttagTTCAAGAATCCATTGATTCTTCTTTTACTTGCTTCTGCATTTGTCAGTATATGCATGAGGCAATTTGATGATGCTGTTAGTATTACTGTGGTAAGTAAACTTGACTCTTAATACCAATTAATAAAGTTCATTAATCCTACAAATTTTGGTAGGCGTTCTACTAACTATGCTTATATTTGTAATACGTTTCTTTGTAGGCTATCATAATAGTGGTAACAGTTGCATTTGTACAAGAGTATCGATCGGAGAAATCTTTAgaggaattaaataaattggtACCACCAATATGCCACTGGTAAATAGATTTGTGCTTTCTTTTAGATTTGCTTTATTAACTACGTCCTATgcaaataatgaatattaataagaaaatagtATGGTTCTTGGAGAATATATTAACTCTTTAAACGTGTAGCATTCCCTTTTCCCTTTTAAATGAAGAAGATGTAATATATTGTTGCGCTCTGTAGAAGGTGAAACTTCTAAATTctatagttttatatttacaataaaaaaaaaaattttgattagtgataaaagaaatattttttatcaaatttttattttcttaaaaattcttGATACTTTTGTTAAgtgtgtaatattattatattaatattgtacatatttaattttcagctTACGAGAAAGTCGTGTAGAAACATTTCTCGCACGTAATTTAGTTCCTGGTGAtatagtatatttaaatattggaGATAGAGTACCTGCCGATATCAGAATATTCGAAGCTATAGATCTGGCAATTGACGAAAGTAGCTTTACGGGAGAGACCGAACCAGCGCAAAAGTCAACAGCTCCTTTACTTAAGACTAATGGGTTGACATCAAAGAGAAATATTGCCTTTATGGGCACTTTAGTGCGTTGCGGAAATGGCAAGGTAAATTCTGTTCTCAAactatacataaaatttttggGAATAATTGCGCTTTATCATTAACttatattacaatatcgcGCGATACAGGGAATTGTTGTGAATACGGGAGAAAAGAGTGAATTTGGGGAGGTTTTCTCGATGATGCAAGCCGAGGAGGCACCAAAAACTCCACTACAGCGAAGCATGGACATTTTAGGTACTCAGCTGTCCTTTTATTCGTTCTGCATTATTGGTATTATTATGCTGCTTGGCTGGATCCAAGGTAAGGCTATCCTTGAGATGTTTACCATTGGTGTAAGCTTGGCGGTAGCAGCTATACCGGAAGGCTTGCCTATCGTCGTAACTGTGACATTAGCATTGGGAGTGATGAGAATGGTTAAGCGAAAAGCCATTGTGAAAAAATTACCAACCGTTGAAACTCTCGGTAagataaaacattaatagaaaattatattaattttaattaaccgcattattttttaaatatatttttttaattttttaaacataaaaggttgttttatttttaggctGCGTTAATGTGATATGTTCTGATAAAACCGGTACGATCACGAAAAACGAGATGACCGCGACAATTCTCGTTACATCGGAGGGTTACATCGCGGATGTTACTGGAGCAGGATATAATGGTGTGGGAGAAGTACATATACGGAAATGTGATAATCTTGATCTTGCACGCACTGCTATCAGTAATATGCTGGAAATAGGTTGTGTATGTAATAATGCTATCATACAAAATGATACTTTGTTGGGACAACCAACGGAAGGAGCATTGATAGCAGTGGCAATGAAATTCGGAATGTATGGCGTTAATGATAGATATCTGCGATTACAAGAATATCCATTTTCTTCCGAGCAAAAAATGATGGCTGTGAAATGTACACCGAAGTTCGGCGAGGTAAATTTGAATCGCTGCATttctcttatttaattttattaattttaagatgtCAAGTAAcatatgttataattttatatttcagaataGGCAAGAAATATTCTTTGTAAAAGGTGCTTTGGAGAAAATTTTACCGCAATGTAcgaaatattacgaaaatgGTCAAGTGTATTCTCTTAGTCAAAAGAAAGATCAGGAATTCTTGACGGAAGCGTATGATATTGGACAACAAGGATTGAgaggtattatttttttaagcaaaagaaataaataataaattttaaaattatatattctgcaatttattcttattttggCTATAGTAATTGGTCTGGCACGTGGCTCTTCGTTACAAGATCTAATTTATGTTGGTCTGGTTGGTATTTGCGATCCACCAAGGCCACATGTACGTGAATctattatcattttattaaatagtgGTGTTAAAGTGAAGATGGTGACCGGAGATGCTAAAGAAACTGCAGCCGCGATaggtatataaatatataatattatagtatatataaaatattaaattgttacagataaaattgcaaagagatttaattattttttagctAGTATGATTGGTTTGGATACACTTCACAGTCGATTATTATCGGGAGACGAGATGGATATGATGTCCGAGATTCAATTGGAACAGTGCATTAATAGCGTCAGTGTATTTTATCGTGTAACACCAAAACACAAACTTTGTATCGTAAAAGCCTTACAGAGAAACGGCAACATAGTGGGTATGACTGGTGATGGTGTAAATGATGGAGTTGCGTTAAAAAAGGCCGATATAGGTATCGCTATGGGTAAAAACGGCACTGATGTATGTAAAGAAGCAGCGGACATGATTTTAGTCGACGATGATTTTGGAactattatgtaatatatattatctaacaacttttttttttaacatattaaatgtgataatttatatatttatcgtatCATATTTTAGTGCAGCAATCGAAGAAGGAAAGGGAATCTTTCACAACATTCGCAATTTCGTTAGATTTCAATTAAGTACTAGCATAGCCGCGCTTTCTTTGATTGCTCTTGCGACTTTAATGAGTATACCGAATCCGTTGAATGCTATGCAAATTCTGTGGATTAACATCATTATGGATGGACCACCAGCTCAGAGGTAAGTTAAATAgaacttttatttctcaatttttttaattaaacatttgacattttatttaatatatattttatgtatgtcGTGTGTACGTATCTTTTTCTATATAGTCTTGGAGTAGAACCGGTTGATAAAGACGTTTTGAAGCAAAAACCACGAAATACAAAAGAGCCAATGATCACACGTCATCTCAtagttaacgttttattatctgCTAGCATCATTATTCTCGGCACCTTGTGGGTGTACAATAGAgaggtaataatttttaattaattctgtaaTTTTGTTCCTCAATTACACGTGCTAAATTTCCAGATGGTTAATGGGAATACAGCGAGAGACACTACCATGACATTTACTTGCTTTGTATTTTTTGACATGTTCAACGCTCTTAGTTGTAGATCGCAGGTAAGATTTCATactttacttttgttttaaatatttat belongs to Cardiocondyla obscurior isolate alpha-2009 linkage group LG28, Cobs3.1, whole genome shotgun sequence and includes:
- the Spock gene encoding calcium-transporting ATPase type 2C member 1 — protein: MRDTGNQAKYEQLLDDAGLEIRNDDKEHIDENATLNGDKEQDSEMWLTTGESASLGAEEVAARLHVDVRTGLRWQEADHRRQLTGFNEFSVKEEDPPWKKYIEQFKNPLILLLLASAFVSICMRQFDDAVSITVAIIIVVTVAFVQEYRSEKSLEELNKLVPPICHCLRESRVETFLARNLVPGDIVYLNIGDRVPADIRIFEAIDLAIDESSFTGETEPAQKSTAPLLKTNGLTSKRNIAFMGTLVRCGNGKGIVVNTGEKSEFGEVFSMMQAEEAPKTPLQRSMDILGTQLSFYSFCIIGIIMLLGWIQGKAILEMFTIGVSLAVAAIPEGLPIVVTVTLALGVMRMVKRKAIVKKLPTVETLGCVNVICSDKTGTITKNEMTATILVTSEGYIADVTGAGYNGVGEVHIRKCDNLDLARTAISNMLEIGCVCNNAIIQNDTLLGQPTEGALIAVAMKFGMYGVNDRYLRLQEYPFSSEQKMMAVKCTPKFGENRQEIFFVKGALEKILPQCTKYYENGQVYSLSQKKDQEFLTEAYDIGQQGLRVIGLARGSSLQDLIYVGLVGICDPPRPHVRESIIILLNSGVKVKMVTGDAKETAAAIASMIGLDTLHSRLLSGDEMDMMSEIQLEQCINSVSVFYRVTPKHKLCIVKALQRNGNIVGMTGDGVNDGVALKKADIGIAMGKNGTDVCKEAADMILVDDDFGTIIAAIEEGKGIFHNIRNFVRFQLSTSIAALSLIALATLMSIPNPLNAMQILWINIIMDGPPAQSLGVEPVDKDVLKQKPRNTKEPMITRHLIVNVLLSASIIILGTLWVYNREMVNGNTARDTTMTFTCFVFFDMFNALSCRSQTKSIFTIGLWSNKMFLVAVTLSVIGQMFVIYFPPLQRIFQTEALTAKDLLFLATLTSSVFVISEIKKFIERQLQRRRVNGQYYNKFEMDFV